One genomic window of Sphingobacterium oryzagri includes the following:
- a CDS encoding VOC family protein codes for MRTNIYPAIWFEKDAEQAFSRYTAQFAQSEIITTNPVVVSAKLKAVPFIGINGGPYFTPNPAISFMVICEEETEINQLWSALSDEGEVLMPLGSYAWSPHYGWLTDKNNVSWQLYQGKLDDVNQQAVVPTLMFCEAQQGRCQEAIAFYQTVFTDFKQQGEMLYPEGPAKGQLMHAQFVIQDFTLMAMDSGVPQTFTFNEGISLVIACADQAEIDYYWQALTKDGQESRCGWCKDPFGVSWQIVPHDIDQILANYPHAGSALMHMSKINVDDLKK; via the coding sequence ATGCGTACAAACATTTATCCTGCCATCTGGTTTGAGAAAGATGCAGAGCAGGCATTTTCACGCTACACGGCGCAATTTGCGCAAAGTGAAATCATCACAACAAATCCGGTAGTGGTATCCGCGAAACTAAAAGCTGTACCGTTTATCGGTATCAACGGCGGCCCCTACTTCACGCCAAATCCTGCCATATCCTTTATGGTGATCTGCGAAGAAGAAACGGAGATCAACCAGCTTTGGTCGGCGCTCAGTGATGAAGGCGAAGTACTGATGCCGCTGGGCAGCTATGCATGGAGTCCACATTACGGCTGGCTAACCGATAAAAATAACGTAAGCTGGCAACTCTATCAAGGTAAGTTAGATGATGTAAATCAACAAGCTGTGGTGCCCACGCTGATGTTTTGCGAAGCGCAGCAAGGAAGATGTCAAGAAGCTATTGCATTTTACCAAACGGTGTTTACAGATTTTAAACAGCAGGGCGAAATGCTGTATCCTGAAGGGCCCGCTAAAGGACAATTGATGCATGCCCAATTTGTGATCCAAGATTTTACGCTAATGGCTATGGATAGCGGCGTGCCGCAAACCTTTACGTTCAACGAAGGTATTTCACTCGTCATCGCTTGCGCCGATCAGGCAGAAATCGACTACTATTGGCAAGCCCTAACAAAAGATGGACAGGAAAGTCGTTGCGGCTGGTGTAAAGATCCATTTGGCGTCAGTTGGCAAATTGTGCCGCATGATATCGACCAGATACTGGCCAATTACCCACATGCCGGCAGCGCATTGATGCACATGAGTAAGATAAACGTTGACGATCTTAAAAAATAG
- a CDS encoding sugar porter family MFS transporter, whose product MNKNSVLAWSFVVALGGFLFGFDTAVISGAEKAVQVFWSLSEFEHGLTMAIALIGTVFGAALGAYPSDRFGRKNTLFFVASLYFFSAIGTALAQDWSMFILFRFLGGIGVGVSSVTAPIYISEISPAKSRGKLVGLFQFNVVLGILVAYLSNYFIGQLDGESWRWMLGVQAFPALLFFVLIFFVPESPRWLLLHKGKRAEAEQIMKKISGESYLSDIEQIVQAKEQTPGEGRLFVKENRVPIMLAVLFAVFNQVSGINAIIYYAPRVFEMAGLGAQSSLLSSVGIGLVNFTFTLIAINFIDKVGRRTLMLIGSLGLIVSLSLVSYAFFAGHTEGFSVTLYLMLYIAFFAFSQGAVIWVFISEIFPNDVRAKGQTLGSLTHWVMAAIITFCFPALTELLGGGVTFLIFAVFMLLQLLYVWKLMPETKGRSLEEKMD is encoded by the coding sequence GCGCTGAAAAAGCCGTGCAGGTTTTTTGGTCATTGAGCGAATTTGAACACGGGTTGACGATGGCGATAGCTTTGATCGGTACCGTTTTTGGTGCCGCGCTGGGCGCTTATCCTTCCGATCGGTTCGGTCGTAAGAATACCCTGTTTTTCGTGGCCAGTCTTTATTTCTTTTCCGCGATCGGTACAGCGCTGGCGCAAGATTGGAGCATGTTTATTCTGTTTCGTTTTCTGGGCGGAATAGGTGTTGGTGTTTCTTCGGTTACGGCACCTATCTACATTTCGGAAATTTCGCCCGCGAAATCACGCGGTAAATTGGTTGGCTTATTTCAGTTTAATGTAGTCTTGGGTATTTTAGTAGCCTATCTTTCCAATTATTTTATCGGTCAGCTCGATGGCGAATCCTGGCGTTGGATGTTGGGTGTGCAGGCATTTCCTGCTTTGCTATTTTTTGTTTTGATCTTTTTTGTTCCGGAAAGCCCGCGTTGGTTACTGTTGCATAAAGGCAAGCGTGCAGAGGCCGAGCAGATTATGAAAAAGATTAGCGGAGAGAGTTATTTGTCTGATATCGAGCAAATCGTGCAGGCGAAAGAGCAAACACCTGGCGAAGGACGCTTATTTGTGAAAGAAAATCGTGTACCTATTATGCTCGCGGTACTTTTTGCCGTATTTAATCAGGTTTCCGGAATCAACGCCATTATCTACTACGCGCCGCGTGTTTTCGAGATGGCTGGTTTAGGTGCACAAAGTTCGTTGTTATCTTCTGTCGGTATCGGTCTGGTCAATTTTACATTTACCTTGATCGCCATCAATTTTATCGATAAAGTTGGTCGCCGTACTTTAATGTTGATAGGTTCGCTGGGGCTGATCGTTTCCTTGTCGCTGGTGTCTTACGCTTTCTTTGCAGGTCATACTGAAGGTTTTTCGGTAACGCTTTACCTGATGTTATACATTGCTTTTTTTGCGTTTTCGCAGGGAGCCGTCATTTGGGTGTTTATTTCTGAAATTTTCCCGAATGATGTTCGCGCCAAAGGACAGACGCTCGGTAGCCTTACGCATTGGGTAATGGCAGCCATCATTACGTTTTGTTTTCCTGCACTGACCGAATTGCTCGGCGGCGGCGTCACGTTTTTGATCTTTGCCGTCTTTATGCTGCTGCAACTTTTATATGTCTGGAAATTAATGCCAGAAACGAAAGGTCGGTCGTTAGAAGAGAAAATGGATTAA
- a CDS encoding SRPBCC domain-containing protein: MKLTANAKIQIQKSADEVFQAIVDPAKMSNYFIASGSGSLATNRTVDWSFPEFAGSFPVTGKHIQQDSYISFDWNAGEPNQLVEIFLSAVKDHSTIVKIVEHEMDNDPAGIEKAKGQTEGWANFLACLKAYLEYGINLRQGAFDFMKKAED; encoded by the coding sequence ATGAAATTGACAGCAAACGCCAAGATACAGATCCAGAAATCGGCAGACGAGGTTTTTCAAGCTATTGTAGATCCGGCAAAAATGAGCAATTATTTTATTGCAAGCGGCTCCGGCTCTTTGGCAACGAATCGTACTGTCGACTGGTCTTTTCCAGAGTTTGCAGGTTCTTTTCCGGTCACGGGTAAGCATATCCAACAAGATAGCTATATTTCCTTCGATTGGAACGCTGGCGAACCCAACCAACTGGTGGAAATATTCCTATCCGCTGTCAAAGATCATTCAACGATTGTGAAGATCGTGGAACACGAAATGGATAACGACCCTGCGGGCATCGAAAAAGCAAAAGGACAAACCGAAGGATGGGCAAATTTCTTGGCCTGCCTGAAAGCTTACCTGGAATATGGCATAAACCTGCGGCAGGGAGCGTTTGACTTTATGAAAAAAGCTGAAGATTAA
- a CDS encoding DUF1697 domain-containing protein has protein sequence MSEKKSTYIILLRAVNVSGKNILKMAAFQAALADAGFAEVKTYIQSGNAVLKSSKTASEIKTIIETLLSTKFGLNVTTFVVDTALLDKAIRLVPFSGELLPNRLFITVLDQAPNPALLASLQAVDHGEEQFDVLDNILYFYLPEGAAKAKMSNNYFERKLQLQSTGRNLNTFQKLRALAQASEQASD, from the coding sequence ATGAGTGAAAAGAAATCTACCTATATCATCTTACTGCGCGCCGTTAATGTTTCTGGTAAAAACATCCTGAAGATGGCTGCATTTCAAGCTGCACTGGCCGACGCTGGCTTTGCGGAAGTGAAAACCTATATCCAAAGCGGAAACGCCGTCTTAAAAAGCAGCAAAACAGCAAGTGAAATAAAAACAATCATCGAAACCCTGCTGTCTACTAAATTTGGCCTCAATGTTACCACCTTTGTTGTTGATACGGCGCTGCTGGATAAAGCCATCCGCCTTGTTCCCTTTAGCGGTGAGCTGTTGCCCAATCGATTATTTATCACGGTACTTGATCAAGCCCCCAACCCCGCGCTGTTAGCAAGCCTGCAAGCGGTAGACCACGGTGAAGAGCAGTTTGACGTGCTGGACAACATCTTGTATTTCTATTTGCCTGAAGGCGCAGCGAAAGCAAAGATGAGTAACAATTATTTCGAGCGTAAACTCCAACTGCAGAGCACGGGCAGAAATTTAAACACTTTTCAAAAGCTGCGAGCACTTGCCCAGGCCAGTGAGCAGGCCAGCGATTAA
- a CDS encoding ISAon1 family transposase has product MDNYPISAHLLALLFQLDGKQLQDQYKNHLSDFHDWDQKPHAEDWTVFTGNISERLSIDETSFSNGELYTIVSSKTAKGRKGTILATIKGTKAEDIIAVLERIPLKMRNKVREVTMDMAPNMAKAIRRCFMNARRVIDRFHVQKLVYDAVQELRIKYRWEVLDEESKQIASARKKGILYDPEVLPNGDTIKQLLARSRYLLFKHPSKWTVSQKHRAELLFLRFPLLKKAYGLGMALGDIFNKCKDKQLAFTKLGLWHNEVENSGIPSFESVARSIAAHHTDILHYFDNRSTNASAESFNAKLKAFRSLFRGVRDTPFFLYRVMKLYA; this is encoded by the coding sequence TTGGATAACTATCCTATCAGTGCCCATCTGTTGGCACTGCTGTTTCAGTTGGATGGCAAACAGCTTCAGGATCAGTACAAAAACCATTTAAGCGACTTTCATGATTGGGATCAGAAACCTCATGCAGAAGACTGGACGGTATTTACAGGAAACATATCCGAACGGCTCAGTATCGACGAGACCAGTTTCAGCAATGGTGAACTGTATACGATCGTAAGCAGCAAGACTGCCAAGGGAAGGAAAGGAACCATCCTGGCCACGATTAAAGGAACAAAAGCAGAAGATATCATCGCGGTATTAGAGCGTATTCCACTCAAAATGAGGAACAAAGTCCGGGAAGTAACAATGGATATGGCTCCCAATATGGCCAAGGCTATCCGCAGGTGTTTTATGAATGCCCGAAGGGTCATTGACAGATTTCATGTGCAGAAACTTGTTTACGATGCTGTTCAGGAACTTCGTATAAAGTATCGTTGGGAAGTGTTGGATGAGGAAAGTAAACAGATCGCCAGCGCACGTAAAAAAGGTATTCTCTATGATCCTGAAGTACTACCTAATGGTGATACAATCAAACAGTTGCTGGCAAGATCAAGATATTTGTTATTCAAGCATCCTTCCAAATGGACAGTAAGTCAAAAGCACCGCGCGGAGCTTTTATTTCTGCGATTTCCCTTGTTAAAAAAGGCATACGGTCTTGGGATGGCATTAGGAGACATCTTCAACAAATGCAAGGATAAGCAACTGGCTTTTACCAAGCTTGGTCTATGGCACAATGAAGTAGAAAATTCCGGTATACCATCTTTTGAGAGCGTTGCCCGATCGATAGCTGCACACCATACCGATATACTCCACTATTTTGACAACAGAAGTACCAATGCTTCAGCGGAGTCTTTTAATGCCAAATTAAAGGCGTTTAGAAGTCTATTTCGTGGCGTAAGGGATACACCATTTTTTCTGTACAGGGTGATGAAATTATATGCTTAA
- the tnpB gene encoding IS66 family insertion sequence element accessory protein TnpB: MQRQPTRGEFFFSLNRSRKHLKFLPWEREVLVLHYRRLEQGTFGMDGSRRTGDSRCIEKKNILWLENSLFVVKIS, from the coding sequence ATGCAGCGACAGCCTACTAGGGGTGAGTTTTTCTTTTCTCTGAATCGCAGCCGCAAACACTTGAAGTTTTTGCCATGGGAACGTGAAGTCTTAGTATTGCATTACAGGCGGCTGGAGCAAGGCACTTTTGGTATGGATGGTTCAAGGCGTACAGGTGATTCACGCTGTATAGAAAAAAAAAATATTCTTTGGCTTGAAAACAGCTTATTTGTTGTAAAAATCAGTTGA
- a CDS encoding ISAon1 family transposase N-terminal region protein, protein MQDAERKLLALLMPEELLDYFDIMDVKQVNKELHIHLEEKNLVPAGYQDSKLASKGFMPVSQIKDFPIRGQKVTLHIKRRRWTVLDTQQIITRDWDLAYKGARMTTEFGLFLKGIFG, encoded by the coding sequence TTGCAAGACGCTGAACGTAAATTACTGGCTTTATTGATGCCCGAAGAGCTGTTGGATTATTTCGATATTATGGATGTTAAACAGGTAAACAAGGAACTCCATATCCATCTGGAGGAAAAGAACCTTGTTCCTGCCGGTTATCAAGATAGTAAACTGGCCTCCAAAGGCTTTATGCCCGTTTCGCAAATCAAAGACTTTCCCATTCGTGGTCAGAAAGTTACCTTGCATATCAAACGCAGAAGATGGACCGTGCTAGATACCCAACAGATCATTACCAGAGATTGGGATCTTGCTTACAAAGGTGCTCGGATGACTACGGAATTCGGGCTTTTTTTAAAGGGGATATTTGGATAA
- a CDS encoding carbohydrate kinase family protein: MKNENLGIRAVCFGEVLWDNLPTGRKLGGAPLNVAYHLNKLGVFTEILSRMGSDDAGRDLRDLCVELGVPTTLLQWDEAHATSTVEVHIDEKRDVTYEIVFPVAWDFIEADEREISAVEQADFFVFGSLSTRHTPSYASLQRLLGVAQYKVLDINLRAPFYTKERILDLIAAADLVKMNAEELAFVSEWMELPSSLTDREKVAMLMQRYAVPEVLVTYGADGAVYHAQAGGFSYHFPAWKVEVQDTIGSGDSFLAAFLSLRCQQEREVSPEEILAFAATLSGFVTQSNGACPVYDASTINRFQWLNFLGKIG, from the coding sequence ATGAAAAATGAAAATTTAGGGATACGGGCTGTTTGTTTTGGCGAGGTTTTGTGGGATAATTTGCCTACGGGGCGGAAATTAGGTGGTGCGCCGCTCAACGTGGCTTATCATTTAAATAAGCTGGGTGTTTTTACCGAGATATTGTCGCGGATGGGTTCGGATGATGCGGGTCGGGATTTGCGGGATTTATGTGTCGAGTTGGGAGTACCGACCACGCTCTTACAATGGGATGAGGCGCATGCGACATCTACGGTGGAGGTGCATATTGATGAGAAGCGTGATGTGACGTATGAAATTGTTTTCCCGGTGGCCTGGGATTTTATTGAGGCAGACGAACGGGAGATTTCGGCTGTTGAACAGGCTGATTTTTTTGTGTTTGGCAGCCTTTCTACACGTCATACACCAAGCTATGCTTCCTTGCAGCGCCTGCTTGGCGTAGCGCAGTATAAGGTGCTGGATATAAACTTACGTGCGCCATTTTACACCAAGGAGCGTATTTTAGACTTAATCGCTGCGGCAGATCTTGTGAAGATGAATGCCGAGGAACTGGCTTTTGTTTCCGAATGGATGGAGCTGCCGAGTTCGCTAACCGATCGGGAGAAAGTCGCCATGCTGATGCAGCGCTACGCCGTGCCGGAGGTATTGGTTACTTACGGAGCAGATGGTGCGGTTTATCATGCGCAGGCCGGTGGTTTCAGTTATCATTTCCCAGCATGGAAAGTCGAGGTGCAAGATACGATCGGTAGTGGCGATTCCTTTTTGGCAGCCTTTCTTTCGTTACGTTGTCAACAAGAGCGCGAGGTTAGTCCAGAAGAAATATTGGCCTTTGCGGCTACCTTGAGCGGTTTCGTAACGCAAAGCAATGGCGCTTGTCCGGTGTACGACGCCAGCACGATCAACCGTTTTCAGTGGCTGAACTTTTTAGGAAAAATCGGTTAA
- a CDS encoding LytR/AlgR family response regulator transcription factor codes for MIRCLLIDDEKIANDLLLSKLTKISFVEVVGVFDNAFDALRVLDSAKVDLVFCDIQMPDITGVNFYKSLKNPPLFAFITGNPDFALEGYELDILDYIVKPYSMDRILKTLRKAQTVIRHRAANYIENQDNLIIRDRSHIAIIPYNDVFFIKADKDYVWIETLEKQYHIWKRLIDMEDILKSAQQFIRIHKSYIVNLNFARRIEGNTIKMKGSIQDIAIGGQYRTALLKKLGLSSTE; via the coding sequence ATGATAAGGTGCTTGCTAATCGACGATGAGAAGATCGCAAATGATTTGCTGCTATCGAAGCTAACTAAAATTTCCTTCGTAGAAGTTGTCGGTGTCTTTGATAATGCTTTCGACGCGCTTCGCGTGTTAGATTCCGCGAAAGTAGATTTAGTGTTTTGTGATATCCAGATGCCCGACATCACTGGTGTTAATTTTTATAAAAGCTTAAAAAACCCACCTTTATTCGCTTTTATTACTGGAAATCCCGACTTCGCACTCGAAGGCTACGAGCTTGATATTTTAGATTACATCGTCAAACCGTACAGCATGGACCGTATTTTAAAAACGCTCAGAAAAGCGCAGACAGTAATCAGACATAGAGCAGCCAACTATATAGAAAATCAGGATAATTTAATCATCCGAGACAGGTCGCATATCGCTATCATCCCGTACAACGATGTATTTTTTATAAAAGCAGATAAGGACTATGTTTGGATTGAAACGCTGGAAAAGCAATATCACATTTGGAAAAGGCTGATTGATATGGAAGATATCCTAAAATCGGCCCAGCAATTTATTCGTATCCATAAATCGTATATTGTAAATCTAAATTTCGCCAGACGCATCGAAGGAAATACGATAAAAATGAAGGGTAGCATCCAGGATATAGCTATCGGCGGCCAATATCGTACTGCACTCTTAAAAAAACTGGGATTATCATCTACCGAGTAG
- a CDS encoding sensor histidine kinase, producing the protein MWWILVATLYYLARQRFGEPYINYMVIKDVVIVSTLFYTAPWLFSRGILKKKITHYVILLISSFFCWLSGTYLLFFLLEPYVTPADTRIFSHLHFVMAGGYFSLFSAQKLLFFVFDFVLVVSLPFLPKIGLLVQQSSVKPAIVPHTRAKLEQEHLAMELQLLKTQISPHFLFNTLNSLHHLAETADSRTAATILRLSNLLKYTLYQAGCEKIPLEQELQLLTDYLSLVQLRFGADVAIDVKFEPIPEPYKIAPLIFIPLVENAIKHGPERSRAAAWVNISMQFFENYLLFTIANAVNKNSEKLPAGGIGLANVKRRLELCYKDRHHLTVHDRQEDFEVRLKIFL; encoded by the coding sequence ATGTGGTGGATTTTGGTTGCAACGCTTTACTATCTGGCACGCCAAAGATTTGGCGAACCATACATCAATTATATGGTCATAAAAGACGTAGTGATCGTCTCTACACTCTTTTACACCGCACCTTGGTTATTTAGCCGGGGAATTCTGAAGAAAAAAATCACGCACTACGTCATCCTGCTCATCAGCTCTTTTTTTTGCTGGCTCAGCGGCACTTATTTATTATTCTTTTTGCTGGAGCCTTACGTTACCCCTGCCGATACACGTATATTTAGTCACCTGCATTTCGTCATGGCAGGAGGTTATTTTAGCCTATTTTCTGCACAGAAGTTATTATTTTTCGTATTCGACTTCGTACTCGTGGTATCATTACCATTCCTGCCAAAAATAGGGCTCCTAGTTCAGCAATCATCTGTTAAACCGGCCATTGTACCGCATACTCGTGCTAAGCTGGAACAAGAACATCTAGCCATGGAATTGCAACTACTAAAAACTCAGATATCACCGCACTTTCTTTTTAACACGCTTAACAGTCTTCATCACCTGGCAGAAACTGCCGATTCTCGAACTGCCGCAACCATCCTCCGCTTATCCAATCTTTTAAAGTACACGCTGTATCAGGCAGGCTGTGAAAAAATACCGCTGGAACAAGAATTGCAACTCCTCACGGATTACTTAAGTCTGGTGCAGCTTCGATTCGGCGCTGATGTCGCAATTGACGTAAAATTCGAGCCCATACCAGAACCCTACAAAATTGCTCCCCTGATATTCATTCCCTTGGTTGAAAATGCGATTAAACATGGGCCTGAACGGAGTAGAGCCGCTGCATGGGTCAATATATCGATGCAATTTTTTGAAAATTATCTATTATTTACGATTGCCAATGCTGTTAATAAAAACAGTGAAAAACTACCTGCGGGCGGTATTGGCCTTGCCAATGTGAAAAGACGACTGGAACTTTGTTATAAAGATCGACATCACTTAACGGTGCATGATCGTCAGGAAGATTTTGAAGTTCGATTAAAAATCTTTTTATAA
- a CDS encoding glycoside hydrolase family 32 protein yields MKKILIVLCSLFSFFASEAQSTFSTPFKAEKRFLQIPIKNGAANSTITVSVNNEKVRWFTAELAEGKADWFAYLDIAAWKGRELTISVDGYAANGQAFKPVAQADVASNPADYREPRRSQFHFSPRYGWINDPNGLVYYQGEYHLFFQHNPYGVNWGNMHWGHAVSKDLIKWEELGEALYPDDYGTMFSGGAVVDLHNRSGLGTTAHPPMVLYYTAAEKSWMQGLAYSTDGRSFKKLEQPILPKVTDGNRDPKVIWYEPGQHWVMVLYVTEKEEQHSMHFFTSTDMKSWTFTSKLNGGKGGDRYLFECPEFYELPVIGGNTGEKKWVLTGANSQYAIGTFDGKTFHPEEERMFSQQGRDYYAAQTFSNVPGGQRIEIGWWRTHTNQGASSFNQSMSIPMQLSLKKTPRGIRLIRQPIAALASLRTGETSLVNKTLSAQAANPLAAFHAELAELQLQIKPNTAKTIEIKVRGLAIQYQVADEELVIDNVRTHVPLLHGELQFTIYVDRTGIELFANDGEVFMPINHNLDPTNLAYGISCTGGTATLQAGKLYTLQGIW; encoded by the coding sequence ATGAAAAAAATCTTAATCGTCCTTTGCAGCTTGTTTAGCTTCTTTGCTAGCGAGGCGCAAAGCACATTTTCTACGCCCTTTAAAGCGGAAAAACGATTTTTGCAGATACCCATTAAAAATGGTGCTGCAAACAGTACGATAACTGTATCGGTAAATAATGAAAAAGTTCGCTGGTTTACGGCGGAGCTCGCCGAGGGAAAGGCCGATTGGTTTGCTTACCTCGATATTGCTGCTTGGAAAGGGCGGGAGTTGACGATAAGCGTGGACGGTTATGCGGCAAACGGACAAGCTTTTAAACCCGTTGCGCAAGCCGATGTGGCGAGCAATCCGGCCGATTATCGGGAGCCGCGTCGGTCACAGTTTCATTTTTCGCCACGTTACGGCTGGATCAACGATCCAAACGGTTTGGTATATTATCAGGGAGAATATCATTTATTCTTTCAACATAATCCATATGGGGTTAATTGGGGAAATATGCATTGGGGCCATGCTGTTTCGAAAGATTTAATCAAATGGGAAGAATTGGGCGAGGCGCTTTATCCAGACGACTACGGTACGATGTTTAGCGGTGGCGCGGTTGTCGATCTTCACAACCGTTCGGGTTTGGGCACAACGGCGCATCCGCCGATGGTTTTATATTATACGGCTGCCGAGAAATCGTGGATGCAAGGACTCGCATACAGCACAGATGGACGTTCATTTAAGAAGTTGGAGCAGCCTATTTTGCCAAAAGTTACCGATGGCAACCGTGATCCCAAAGTGATTTGGTATGAACCGGGGCAACATTGGGTAATGGTGCTTTATGTGACGGAGAAAGAGGAGCAGCACAGTATGCATTTCTTTACGTCTACGGACATGAAATCCTGGACTTTTACCAGTAAGCTGAATGGCGGTAAAGGGGGCGATCGCTATCTTTTTGAATGTCCGGAGTTTTACGAGCTTCCGGTCATTGGTGGAAACACGGGGGAGAAAAAATGGGTGCTTACCGGCGCCAATAGTCAGTATGCCATTGGCACTTTTGATGGCAAGACATTTCATCCGGAAGAAGAGCGCATGTTTAGTCAGCAAGGAAGAGATTATTATGCGGCACAAACGTTTAGTAACGTGCCTGGCGGGCAACGCATCGAAATAGGCTGGTGGCGCACGCATACGAATCAAGGCGCTAGTTCCTTTAATCAATCGATGAGCATTCCTATGCAGCTGTCGTTGAAAAAGACGCCCCGCGGCATTCGACTTATTCGGCAACCTATTGCGGCGCTGGCTTCCTTGCGAACCGGGGAAACATCGCTTGTAAACAAAACCTTGTCTGCACAAGCGGCTAACCCCTTGGCTGCTTTTCATGCGGAACTGGCGGAGTTGCAGTTGCAAATTAAGCCAAACACGGCTAAAACCATTGAAATAAAGGTGCGCGGCCTGGCGATTCAATATCAGGTGGCTGATGAAGAGTTAGTCATTGACAATGTGCGCACGCATGTGCCGCTGCTGCACGGCGAACTGCAATTTACCATCTATGTCGATCGAACGGGAATAGAACTCTTTGCAAACGACGGAGAAGTATTTATGCCGATCAATCACAACCTGGATCCAACTAATCTTGCTTATGGCATAAGCTGCACTGGCGGCACAGCTACTTTGCAAGCCGGTAAGCTGTATACGCTTCAAGGCATTTGGTAA